A window of Equus przewalskii isolate Varuska chromosome 6, EquPr2, whole genome shotgun sequence genomic DNA:
TCAATGAATGGTGAACAAATGAGCACATGAATGagtgattaaatgaataaatgaattaaagaacagATGGGTAGATGAGTGGACAAATGGATGCACAgatgggtagatagatggatggatgaatggataggtAGGTTGATGAATGGATAGGTGTGTAGATAgatggctgagtggttggatggatggatggatggttggatggatgggtggatgggtgggtaaGTTGATGGGTCATTAGGTATGTGGATAGACGGCtgagtggttggatggatggatggatagattgaaggaagggaggaaagatggatggatgggtgagtggatggatgggtaagtTGATGGGTCATTGGGTATGTGGATAGACGGCTgagtggttggatggatagattgaaggaagggaagaaagatggatggatgggtgggtggatggatgggcaAGTTGATGGGTCATTGGGTATGTGGATAGATGGTTaagtggttggatggatggatggatagactgaaggaaaggagaaaggaaggaaggaaggatggatggatggatggatggatgatggatggatggatgatggatgggtggatggatgggtggatgggtaggtggatggatggatgatggatggatggatggatgggttgatgggtggatgggtgggtaggtggatggatggatgatggatggatggatggatgggttgaTGGGTGGATAGGTATGTGGATAGATTGCTGAGTGGttagatggacggatggacggacaaatgagtggatgggtggatggatgaatggatgggtggatggacagatgaatgaatggaaggaatAAAAAGTGACTACCCAAAGCACATACTTTAGGCAGGGTGGGAACCATGGTGTGATCCAAGATCATACCCAGGCCCTCCTCCTAAAAGCCTGGACTGAACACTGAGAAGTGGGCTCCCCCCCAGCCAGGgcacctccctccttcccacaggcCTTTCCCAGTCCTGGGAGCTAGGTCAAGGCCAAGCCACTCATCCAGGCCACCCCCTCAACCCCAGACAAATCCATGCTCAGTCCCAACCACCCCCTTGCAGACCTGGCCTTGCCCAGGGGAAGCCTTCATAAGGGTCCCCGGCCCCCCTCCCAGCCTCGAGGCACTCTGCCCGAGGCTCGGGACTTGATGCGCAGTTTGTGGGGCAAGGAGGGCTTAGCCAGACCCTCAGGATCGTTCCCAGAAGGCAACCCCATGGGATCAGCAGTTGGTGTTAGCAAGACATCTGAGGGCCCTGAGGCCCGGCGACTACTGGGCATGGGTGACCACAGCCCCCAGCAGGGCCTGAGCTCTGGTCTGGGCCCCCCATGCCCATCCAGGAGCTGACAGCCGAAGAAGGCAGCTGGGAGGGCAGCCTGCAAGGCCATATCCACTCTCTTGGGGGTAGAGGGTGCCGGGGAAGTAGCCAGATCAGTCCACCTCTgagccacagggcagccccagcaTCCTGGAACCCCAGCGTCCAAGGAACACGGTCTGAAGACGCAGCCATGGGAGCCAGGCAGAGATGGGAGCGGTTCAGCACCGGGGCAGGAGTCTCccatccaggactcccacagcAGAGCCTGCAGGGGCAGGGTCCGGGTGCCACCAGCAGACGGCAGGAGGCCAAAGCGATGCTTGAGCGCCCGCAGCTCAGCCCTGAGCAGAGCGTTCTCTTCCAGCAACGAGGCCAGCCTGTCCTCCAGCGCCGCGTCGTTGAGACGCCGCTTCTCCCGGGATCTCTTGGCAGCTTCGTTGTTCTTCCTCCGCTTCTCCCAGTACACCGTGTCCTTCTTCTCCTCCGGCATGAACTCCCGCTGCCGGCGCATGGCCGGGCCCCTGCCCCGGGCTCCCCGCAGGGTCTTGCTGCAGCCCTGAGTTAGCTCTGGCAGGCCCAAGGGACCCACATCCATGGCTACCCAGGGGacctggggaagaagaaagaggtctTGGGTTGGAGGCAGGAGGACTCTCCCTCTAACTTATTGTCTCCACCATGCCCAGTAGGGGAGGGGCATGGGTGGAGTGGGAATTGATCTGGAGAccagggtggaggcagagagaggtgtaGGCAAGAGAATGTGGAGCTGGTGGGATAGTTTGATGCCTGATGGAGAAGCAGGTGAGGCCTCCAGAGGGAGGCCGCTGGGCGGGAAAGGCTTAAGAGCAGACCACTGTCATCATGGAGAGctgcttgggcactgcatcctcaaGAGGATGGGGGCTCCTTCCAAGGCAGTCTTACCGCTGAGAAGATCAATAGACAAGCCAAGGGCTCAGTTCAATCTGAGCTCCAGGGTGAGATTCTTGGAgacctggagggagagagaaggaaggctgACCCTagaaagagagaatgtgtgtCCATGGAGTTCCACTGAGCCAAGTTGAGGTCAGAAAATAAGCTGCCACTCATCTGAGCTGTGCCCAGGTTGCACACCAAGATCTCCTCCATCTGTGGCCAGAGCTTTGTACATGCCCATCCGTCCACCTACTGATACATTCATAAGGTCATCGATTCACTCATTTAGCTGTCCATTTGTCCATCACTCTACCCACCTACCCAACCAACTCattatccatccatttatccattcatccacccatccaccatctTATTTATCCATCAATGCACTCATTCAAACATCCATCCATCTTCCATCCAATTGTAcaatcatctatccatctaccacctactcactcatccatccatctaactgtccattcattcatcaatagattcatttaaaaaaaaatactactactGTGCCtggggtaacaaaagaaaaaatagacaaattagacttcatgaaaacttaaaaattctgtgcatcaaaagacactatccacAGGGTAAAAAGCCAActcacaaaatgggagaaaatatttgcaaaccatactcCTGAAAAGGGATTAACATCCAGAATACATAGAAGtcttctaaaactcaacaacaaccaaaagcatgattcaaaaatgggcataggacttgaatagacatttctccaaagaagatatatgaatggccagtaagcacatgaaaagatgctcagcatcactaatcattagggaaatgcaaatgaaattacACTGCGATATCACCTCGTACCCACTCAGaaggctactatcaaaaaaacataaaatagcaagtcttggtgaggatgtgagaAATTAAAAGCCcgaactgttggtgggaacgtaaaacgATGTAACCACTGCAGAAAACAGTATGCGGTtcctaaaacaattaaaaacaaaacgaccatatgatccaccaattccacttctgggtatacacccagaagaatggaaagcagggagtcaaaaaatatttgtacGTCTAtcttcatagcagcgttattcacaataaccaagaggtggaagcaacccaagtgtccattgacagatgaatgaataaacaaaatatggtacatacgtacaatgaatattattcagccttaaaaagtaacgaacttctgccatattctacaacatggaagaaacttgaggacattatgcccattgaaataagccagtcatgaaaaaaggacaaacactgtatgattccactcatatgaggtactgACAGTAGTCAAAATCATACAGACAGAATATATACTTGTGGTCGCCAGGGAGTGAGAGGAGGGAGAATGGGACGTTATTGTTTAAtcggtacagagtttcagttttac
This region includes:
- the NFILZ gene encoding NFIL3 like protein, with protein sequence MDVGPLGLPELTQGCSKTLRGARGRGPAMRRQREFMPEEKKDTVYWEKRRKNNEAAKRSREKRRLNDAALEDRLASLLEENALLRAELRALKHRFGLLPSAGGTRTLPLQALLWESWMGDSCPGAEPLPSLPGSHGCVFRPCSLDAGVPGCWGCPVAQRWTDLATSPAPSTPKRVDMALQAALPAAFFGCQLLDGHGGPRPELRPCWGLWSPMPSSRRASGPSDVLLTPTADPMGLPSGNDPEGLAKPSLPHKLRIKSRASGRVPRGWEGGRGPL